A single Cupriavidus sp. D39 DNA region contains:
- the dusA gene encoding tRNA dihydrouridine(20/20a) synthase DusA: protein MKSTPRRISVAPMMDWTDRHCRMFHRQLSRHTWLYTEMVTTGALLHGDVARHLDFDAAEQPVALQLGGSEPADLAAAAKLGEQWGYVEVNLNCGCPSERVQRGAFGACLMAEPELVADCVKAMRDAVSIPVTVKHRIGIDTIEHYDFVRDFVGTVADAGCETFIVHARNAILKGLSPKENREIPPLRYEVAYQLKQEFPHLEILINGGIVTHDEMDEHLAHVDGVMIGREAYHQPYVLAEMDGRFYGAQTPVPSRLDVELAMQRYIGDVVETGRYMGAVTRHMLGLHRGIHGGRGWRRVLSDARRMHAVRTRAAVDAMFEEARAHLLQGGTPSLEAA from the coding sequence ATGAAATCAACGCCTAGGAGAATATCGGTCGCCCCGATGATGGATTGGACTGATCGTCATTGCCGCATGTTTCACCGGCAACTGAGCCGCCATACGTGGCTGTACACGGAGATGGTGACCACCGGCGCGCTGCTCCATGGCGACGTGGCTCGTCATCTCGACTTCGACGCCGCCGAGCAACCCGTGGCCCTGCAGCTCGGGGGCAGCGAGCCTGCCGACCTGGCGGCCGCGGCGAAGCTGGGCGAGCAATGGGGCTATGTGGAGGTCAATCTCAACTGCGGCTGCCCTTCCGAGCGGGTGCAGCGCGGCGCGTTCGGCGCTTGCCTGATGGCGGAGCCGGAGCTGGTGGCGGATTGCGTGAAGGCGATGCGCGACGCGGTATCGATCCCCGTGACTGTCAAGCATCGCATCGGCATCGACACGATCGAACACTACGACTTTGTTCGCGACTTCGTCGGCACCGTGGCCGATGCGGGGTGCGAAACCTTTATCGTGCATGCGCGCAATGCGATCCTGAAGGGTTTGAGCCCAAAGGAAAATCGCGAGATCCCGCCGCTGCGCTACGAAGTGGCTTACCAGCTCAAGCAGGAATTCCCGCATCTCGAGATCCTGATCAATGGCGGCATCGTCACGCACGATGAGATGGATGAGCACCTGGCGCATGTGGATGGCGTCATGATTGGGCGCGAAGCCTATCACCAGCCCTACGTGCTGGCCGAAATGGATGGGCGTTTCTATGGTGCGCAGACCCCGGTGCCGTCACGGCTGGACGTTGAGCTGGCGATGCAGCGCTATATTGGGGATGTCGTCGAGACGGGCCGCTATATGGGCGCGGTGACGCGCCATATGCTGGGCCTGCATCGTGGCATCCACGGTGGCCGCGGCTGGCGGCGGGTTTTGTCGGATGCGCGCCGCATGCACGCGGTGCGTACGCGTGCAGCCGTCGATGCCATGTTTGAAGAGGCGAGGGCGCATCTGCTGCAGGGAGGCACGCCATCCCTCGAGGCGGCCTGA
- a CDS encoding dihydrofolate reductase family protein, which yields MITGHVFIATSLDGFIARPDGDIDWLLKRDEPAEDHGYPTFIADKDAIVMGRGCYEKVLTLGEWAYDKPVLVLSRQLAGKPVPERLQGKVRFSDSTPTDAMKQLEAAGVRRVYVDGGQLVQSFLRDGLIADLVVTTVPVLIGAGRPLFGALPRDVSLALESSRHFPSGLVQSTYRVLC from the coding sequence ATGATCACAGGACACGTCTTTATTGCTACCAGCCTTGACGGCTTTATCGCCCGACCCGATGGGGACATCGACTGGCTTCTGAAACGGGATGAGCCGGCAGAAGACCATGGCTATCCGACCTTCATCGCCGACAAGGACGCGATCGTTATGGGCCGAGGCTGCTACGAAAAAGTCCTCACGCTGGGCGAATGGGCTTACGACAAGCCCGTTCTGGTGCTGTCCCGGCAATTGGCCGGCAAGCCAGTGCCGGAGAGGCTGCAGGGAAAGGTGCGGTTCTCGGATAGCACGCCCACGGATGCGATGAAGCAACTGGAGGCTGCAGGCGTGCGTCGCGTGTACGTCGATGGCGGTCAGTTGGTTCAGTCGTTTCTGCGCGACGGATTGATCGCCGATTTGGTGGTCACCACGGTGCCAGTGTTGATCGGGGCAGGCAGACCATTGTTCGGCGCCCTGCCGCGCGACGTCAGTCTGGCGCTCGAATCGAGCCGGCACTTTCCGTCCGGCCTAGTGCAGTCGACCTATCGCGTGCTGTGCTAA